The Rhododendron vialii isolate Sample 1 chromosome 1a, ASM3025357v1 region tgtaccattttcgtgtggtttggtacctatggttgtactcgtaccgtattgcaccgttttcgtgaagttttgtaccatatggatgtactcgtagggtgtTGTACAGTTTTagtttgctttggtaccgtttggaggttctcgtacggtattgttccgttttaatgtcgtttggtaccgtataaacgTTCTCGTCCAgttttctaccattttggtttggtatggcaccttatggatgtactcgtaatgtatggtatagttttggtgtggtttggaaccgtatggacgtactcgtaaagtattgtaccgttttttgtgtagtttggttgcgtatggacgtactcgtatggtattgtaccgtttaagtgtggtttggtaccatatggatgtactcgtatggtattgtaccgttttattgtggtttggtacttatggatgtactcttatagtattgtaccattttagtgtggtttcgtaccatatggttgtactcgtacggtgttgtaccgttttggtgtggtttggtaccgtatagaggttttcgtacggtattgttccgttttgttatggtttcgctcctatggatgtactcgtactgtattgtaccgttttggtgtggtttggtaccgtatgaatatactcatacggtgttgtaccgttttggtgtggtttggtgccgtaaggaggttctcgtatggtattgttcagTTTTaaaccgtatggacatactcctatagtattgtaccgttttcgtgtggcatggtaccgtatggaggttctcgtatggtatcctaccgttttggtgtggtacggtactttatggatgtacttgtatgctattgtaccgttttggtgtggtttggtaccatatggatgtactcgtacagtgttgtaccgttttggtgtcgtttggtaccgcatggatatactcgtacggtttggcaccgttttggtgtggcttggtaccgtatggaggttctcgtacggtattgtaccgttttagtgtggtatggtaccttacggatgtactcgtacggttttgtaccgttttggtgtggtttggtaccgtatggatgtactcgtacggtgttgtaccgttttggcgtggtttggtacccaatggatgtactcataaggtattgtaccgttttggtgtcgtttggtaccatatggatgtactcgtatggtattgtaccgttttggtgtggtttggtaccgtatggacgtactcgtacggtgtggtaccgttttttttttgtgggtaaatcagcttgaaattaaaaagagagtaaccgaatatacagcctacaaggggcataccccaggaggaaaaagaaagaaaataaaacataaaaacagaGTAAAGCtacgccaaatggctacataggTCTAGAAGAAAATGGGACATCTGTTTCCTACCCATCTAATAGAGGGATACGAAACAGATGGCAAAAGGTTTACATAGTGTGTAACCTGACTAATCGCAAAATAGCCAACATGACAATATGAGAGATAAGTTACATACTACTGAGAGAATAAAGCTAAAACATTTCGAATACTCCAAACTTCCAAAAGCCTAATTGTTAACTGGTTGGACTTCAACTCCACACGAGAGTGGTGGAATGCTCTCGGGCATACAGCCCCCCATAGAATTTCTGAAGCTGCACTGCTCGGAACAAGGTTTAACCCAGAATGGCAGCAACAACAGCCTTAGGagacaacagcaacaacaaaatGCAGCAGCCACAACAAGTAATCATCCTTCATTGGATCAAAACAGTAGTAGGCAATCAAATCTTTGCTCAAGTGCTCGATGGCAGCAAATTGCTAACTGGTCAAGGACTGTGGCATCAGACTGTTAACTGGACAGCAGCAGCAGAACATATCAAAAGTTGGTTTGCACATAACATAATAGCAGAACAGCAGTCCTGATGCCCTCTTGCTGGCAACAACGGGACAGCATCAGTTGAATAGTAGCATAAAAGCAGGATCAGCAGTAGCAAAAAACTATCAGTAGTAGCAGCCGTAGCAATATAACATCAGCAAGACATAAACTGTCCACCAATACACAGATAGCAAAACGATGCAGAGGACGTCCCCCTCCGCGAAGGAAGATCCCAACGACAGCCCCTGTTAGTTAGGCATATACTATGGTTGACTCCCACAAACAATCAAGACAATTATAAAGATGGGCTACCAGCTAAACAACTACAAGCAATGCACATTCAGCCTGCTCTACAATACAATCTCTGCATTTTTAGCATTCCCAAAACAACAGCATTCCCATGAACAAACAAATGCTATCTTGGGACCTTGAATGGCTGCATGATGTGTCAATGCAGTAAGCTGCACTcttttccaaaatccaaaacaacaGATCAGAAAGGTAGAATAATAGGCAGCATAACAGAAACTTAAACAGTAACAGTAGCAGTCCTATTGCAATTTCTGCTCCCCAACATACCCCCTCGAAATCTAAcccaccaaaaaacaaaagcaatagGAAGAATCCTAACACCCTCAACTCTCCCTTACAAAAAGACTCCCTctaacttttacctccactctTCAAGAACTTTGGGGCTCAATCACACAACTCATAGGTACACACATATGCTGGCACTCACAGCAAAGAGAAGGAAGGGCAAAGAGGAGGAATCCAAACTGAGTTGAACCGCAGAATATatagaacaaattaagaaaagagTTGAAGATAACAACCTTGTAAATAGGAGTAATAGCAGATAAGTATCCCCCTTTGAAACCTTTGGATACTCCTTCTTTGCAACTTGCTAGCCACCTTCAAGGAAGTCAACACAGTGAACAACCTTTGCATGAGATTATCTTGCTTATCCCTTCTTGGACAGCAACCTTGTACCATTTTGAGAAGCTAACAAACAGCAACAACAGCCGAATGGCAACAGCAACCACAATACATCAATAAGACAATTGCAACTCAAGCCAAATTCCACTCATTTTCAATCCAAGCTGCTTGAGATTGAGGCGTTCTATGAAGTGATAAAAGTCTGGCTCTAACCATAGAGCAGATTTTGTGAACAACTGCCTCCCATGTACAAGAGAGATTTTGAAACTTCCTAACATTTCTCTCAATCCAGATGTGATAAACAGCTACTGTAAAGACCAGTTTTGTAAGCACAGCCTTAAGTGTTTTACCTTTGACACCTGACGGAAAAGAGATCCAATCAAACCATGATCTAGGAGACCAGGATACATGTAGCTTAGTTTGGATGGCACCCCAAACTTTTTGAGAGTAAGGGCAGTTAAAGAAGAGGTGATCATGGCTTTCCTTCTCTTGACAAAGACTACATTCAGGAGAGACATTAAGACCAAACAACAAAAGTCTATCAGTAGTGGAGAGCCTATTTAGAATAGCTATCCAAGTGACAAAGCTACATTTCGGAATGTGGCCAGAAAACCATACTAACTTATGCCACATGACCTTAGGAAAGGGAGTTCTCAACTTGTCCCATAAAGATGCAATTGAGAACTGACCATTGGCTGTGAGAGTCCATCTAACATGGTCAGCCCCATTCAATCTGGACTGAATAAGAGGAGGCAAAGAATTTCTTACCTCATTAAGTTCCCAAGTTTGAGTAATGGGGAATGCCCAATTTGAATTAAGAATGATGTGGGACATAGTAGCATCCTTCGAGATACCAGAATCATAAGCTATTCGAGTACCAAATTTGTTCATCAAGGGACTAAGAGGATGCCAATTGTCATACCACAAGGAGGTGGATTGACCATTACCTAGTATGCTTAGAATATATGGTTGTACCACCGGCCTGAGGGTCAAGAGTTTCCTCCAAACCCAAGTGCAATCACCAGGaattttcaaattccaaaaattcctaCCTTTGATTAAGTAAGATTTGACCCACTGACACCACATTGACTATTCACCCCCGGAAATTAAAAACCAGATGTGCTTGGCAATGGCTACTTTATTCCATACTTGCATGGATTTGAAACCAAGACCACCCTCTTGCTTAGGAGAGCATAAATGTTCCCAAGAGACTTTGGCACCTGTTTTCCTAAGATCAGGACCAGTCCAAAGAAATGCCCGAAGGACGGATTCAACTTCTCTAATAACCTTTTTAGGAATGATAAACAATGAGGACCAATCGGTTTGGATAGAGAAGAGGACATTTCTAATCAACTGGACCCTTCCAGCATAGGTGAGGTCTCTGTTGGTCCAGGACTTGGTTTTTGCTATAATGTTATCCACTAGACGCTGACAGTCAGTAGCTTTGAGTTTAGAGGAGAGAAGGGGAACACCAAGATATCTAACTGGCAAAGTACCCTCTTTAAACCTTAATAAATCCAAGATAGCCAATCTAGTACTAGTGTTGACCCCAGAAAAGTAGATGCTACTCTTCCCAGGGCTCGGTGAAAGACCAGACAAGGATTGAAATTCGGTGAGTGCATCCTGAATATGATTAATTGAAGCCAGCTCGCCCTTACAGAATATCATAAGATCATCAGCAAAACAAAGATTGACAAGCTTAGTAGCTCCACATCTCCAATGAAAATGGAAATCAGGAAGACAGGATTTCTCCTTAAGAAGGCAAGTGAGAATCTCCATCACAATAGCAAAAAGGTATGAAGACAGAGGATCACCTTGTCTAAgccttttttttccaaaaatataacCAGTGACTTCACCATTGATGCTAAGAGAGTAGTTAGCAGTAGTGACACAGGCTTGGATCCAATTGATCATGATGGGATGGAAATTCATAGAAGTCAGGACATCCCACAGGAAGTCCCACCTAACATTGTCATATGCTTTCATGATGTCTACCTTCATGGCACATCTGGGAGAGGAAGAAGATTTGTGGTAACCTCTCATGAGCTCCTGGGTAAGGAAAATATTGTCAGCAATCCTCCTACCTTTAACGAAACCTGATTGTACAGGATCAATTAAAGTGGGAAGAACCGCCTGCAACCTTCTAGCAAGAATTCTAGCTATGCATTTATATATAGTGTTACAACAGGAGATGGGTCTGTAGTCCCCCACTCTAGATGGATTAGGGACCTTAGGAACAAGCGCAATAATAATTGAATTTGCTTTTTTGAGCAGCTGACCAGACCTAAAGAAGGTTTTGACAGCAGCAGTGACTTCATGGCCAATGATAGGCCAAGCCTTCTTAAAGAAACCATCATTATAGCCATCAGGACTAGGGGCTTTACCAGAGGGAAGAGACCAGAAGGTCTTCTTGATTTCAAGATCAGAAACATCATCAACCATGGCTAACTTTTGGCGCTATCGGATAATCGACTACCTAATACCTGTTGGATCCTGGATAGCCCATGATAAGAGGTAGGGTGGGCTGTGCCAAGCAAATTGGtatagaaattaacaaaattagATTTGATATCCGTAATGTCATTAATGAGGGACCCATCATCCAACACCAAACTGGTAATCTTACTCCTATTACGGGAGCTGCTCACAGCTTTAAAGAAATAAGAAATGCACTGATCCCCTAGTTTCAACCACtgaattcttgacttttgtTTAGCCAGACTTTCCTCGGTCCTCAGTAAAGTGAGAAGTTGCTTGTGGACCTCTTTCTCCTGGCTAATAACAGAGAGGTTAGAAGATTGACTACCCAAATCTTTCTGCAAAGACTCAAGAAGCTGCCTAGTGTCCACAACTCTCTTAGAGACATCACTAAAGTCTCTAATGTTGATAATCTTAAACTCCCCTTGTAACAGTTTGAGTTTCTCACAAACACAGAACATTGGATTTCCAAAGATCACTTTCCTCCAGACTTTTGAACCACAGTTAAAAACTGAGGATGATCAGCTATAAAATCAAAAAACGTGAAAGGTTTAGAGGATTTCCTAGGACTAGGAGTGATACACACAATACCTAGAGAGTGATCAGAGATCCCTGGGGTGGGAAAATGAGCTGAAGAACAGGAATAGTCTTTCATCCACTGTTCATTAACCAGAACCCTATCCAATTTGGTGGTGACATGATGAGCATGGTCCTGTTTATTGGCCCAAGTGAAAAAACAGCCCGAAAACCTAAGATCATCAAGCTCAAAAGCATAAAGGCAACCATTAAACTCATTCATATAAGGGGGCCAGAAGGAATACCCCCCAGCTTTTTCATTGGGGAACCTAATGGCATTAAAATCACCAAGCACAACCCAAGGATATGAATTACTAGACTGGTGGAGACTAGACCAAAGAGCTTGCCTAGATAAATAGCTATTAGCCCCATACACAAAGGTTGCATAGAAAGGGGTTCCTTCGGTgcggtaccgttttggtatggtttggtaccgtatggaggttctcgtatggtattgttccgttttggtgtggtttcgcatctatggatgtactcgtacggtattgtaccattttggtgaggtttggtaccatctggatgtactcgtacggtattgtaccattttggtgtggtttggtaccggatggatgtactcgtacggcgttgtaccattttggtaaggTTGTGGTACCCAATGGATGAACTCGGatggcattgtaccgttttggtgtggtttggcaccgtatggatgtactcgtacggtattgtaccgtattggtgtggtttggtacctacggacgtacttgtacggtattgtaccgttttggtgtggtttggtaccgtatggatgtactcgtacggtgttgtaccattttggtgtggtttggtacctaatggatgtactcgtacggtgttgtaccattttggtgtggtttggtaccgtatggatgtactcgtacggtgttgtaccattttggtgtggttcggtaccgtatggatataatcgtacggtattgtaccgttttggtgtggttcggtacctatggacgtactcgtacggtattgtaccattttggtgtggtttggtacctaatggatgtactcgtacggtgttgtaccattttggtgtggtttggtaccgtatcgatgtactcgcacggtgttgtactgttttggtgtggtttggtaccgtaaagatgtactcgtacggtgttgtaccattttggagtggttaggtaccgtatggaggttctcgtacggtattgttcagttttaatgtggtttggtaccgtatggacatactcgtacagtattgttttggtgtggcttgctaccgtatggatgtactcatacggtattgtaccattttcgtgtggcttggtaccgtatggagattctcgtacagttttgtatcGTTTTCGTGTAGTATGGaaacttatggatgtactcgtacggtgttgtaccatttttatgtggtttggtaccgtatggacgtactcgtatggtattgtaccgttttgatgtggtttggtaccatatgtatgTACTAGTACAGgactgtaccattttggtctggtttggtacctatggaagtactcatacagtattgtaccattttcgtctggtttggtaccgtatggatgtactcgtacggtgttgtaccattttggtgttgtttggtaccgtatggatgtacccgtactgtgttgtacagttttggtgtggcttggtatcATACGGAGtttctcgtacggtactgtactaTTTTGGGGTgttatggtaccttatggacgtactcgtatggtattttaccattttggtatggtttggtaccgtatggatctacttgtacgatattgtaccattttggtgtggtttggtaccataaggatgtactcgtacagtattgtacccttttggtgtggtttggtaccgtatggacgtactagtATGGtgtggtaccattttggtgtggtttggtaccgtatggaggttctcgtactgtattgttccgttttaatgtggtttggtaccgtatggagattctcttatggtattgttccgttttggtgtggtttcgcacctatggacgtactcgtacggtattgtacccttttggtgtggtttggtaccgtatggaggttctcgtacggtattgttgcgttttaatgtggtttggtaccgtatggacatactcgtacagtattgtatcgttttggtgtggcatggtaccatatggatgtactcgtatggtattgtaccgttttggtgttgcttggtaccggatggaggttctcgtacagttttctaccattttggtgttgtatgccACCTTGTGGATGTcttcatacggtattgtaccgtttttgtgtcatTTGGCaccctatggacgtactcgtatggtatcgtaccattttcgtgtggtttcgtaccgtatggacgtactcgtacatattgtaccgttttggtgtggtttggttccatatgggcgtactcttacggtattgtaccattttggtgtgttttggtaccatatggatgtacttgtacggtattcaaccattttggcgtggtttggtacagtatggatgtactcgtacggtattgtaccattttggatttcccttttggtgtggtttggtaacgtatggacgtactcgtacggtgtggtttggtaccgtatggaggttctcctactgtattgttccgttttgttatggtttcgcacatatggatgcactcgtacagtattgtaccattttggtgagctttggtaccgtatggaggttctcgtacggtattg contains the following coding sequences:
- the LOC131330032 gene encoding uncharacterized protein LOC131330032: MNEFNGCLYAFELDDLRFSGCFFTWANKQDHAHHVTTKLDRVLVNEQWMKDYSCSSAHFPTPGISDHSLVWRKVIFGNPMFCVCEKLKLLQGEFKIINIRDFSDVSKRVVDTRQLLESLQKDLGSQSSNLSVISQEKEVHKQLLTLLRTEESLAKQKSRIQWLKLGDQCISYFFKAVSSSRNRSKITSLVLDDGSLINDITDIKSNFVNFYTNLLGTAHPTSYHGLSRIQQVLGSRLSDSAKS
- the LOC131330020 gene encoding uncharacterized protein LOC131330020 — translated: MWCQWVKSYLIKGRNFWNLKIPGDCTWVWRKLLTLRPVVQPYILSILGNGQSTSLWYDNWHPLSPLMNKFGTRIAYDSGISKDATMSHIILNSNWAFPITQTWELNEVRNSLPPLIQSRLNGADHVRWTLTANGQFSIASLWDKLRTPFPKVMWHKLVWFSGHIPKCSFVTWIAILNRLSTTDRLLLFGLNVSPECSLCQEKESHDHLFFNCPYSQKVWGAIQTKLHVSWSPRSWFDWISFPSGVKGKTLKAVLTKLVFTVAVYHIWIERNVRKFQNLSCTWEAVVHKICSMVRARLLSLHRTPQSQAAWIENEWNLA